One segment of Zingiber officinale cultivar Zhangliang unplaced genomic scaffold, Zo_v1.1 ctg140, whole genome shotgun sequence DNA contains the following:
- the LOC122036350 gene encoding zinc finger CCCH domain-containing protein 18-like, whose amino-acid sequence MEKLEVADFVFNRIQKIEPENAMKLIGYLLLKYTQKELLEFALGPDNHILSLINEAKAYIALSRKANMALPMQLQFHQDSQFHYMPSSPTFSRTISSPSSLRIGVPPFARRLSTEEMLLPQNIESLPSLNTDLMGLDKQTAFWALKDQSNDMNHFGVDHSKSYCLPDAAFADGFCSRSNVQLRQELIESSPKACHYFYKGYCKNGINCRFFHGQVTPKQFSDVHEAKFDEFGSEDHSIPPWSFDKLESEIMDLLKSKRGAPISISSLPILYHEKYGKLLQADGYLTESQRHGKSGFSLTKLLNKLNHNIQLIERPHGQHSVILAEDAPKHIEYRSERGDQFGFLSSSHQIYLTFPAESMFSEKDVFNYFDQYGPVHDVRIPRQEKRMFGFVSFLCSETVQVILAMGHPHYICGSRVLVKPYKEKSKLTDKKYSEKEPSVCFPSQCFAVDHNTDTMFNTSECAGYLHSQLSEDHELAIELERRRLLELQLNPDRLISQSYFSNKINENDADTNSTYLVSGFGSDYMAKQAMNNYNDRKSDHIELPDSPFYSPEIGCSISTVI is encoded by the exons ATGGAGAAGCTGGAAGTTGCTGATTTTGTGTTCAACCGAATCCAAAAGATTGAACCAGAGAATGCTATGAAACTCATTGGTTATCTTCTTTTGAAGTACACACAAAAGGAGTTACTGGAGTTTGCACTGGGACCAGACAATCATATCCTTTCTCTGATCAATGAAGCCAAAGCATATATTGCATTGTCACGAAAGGCGAATATGGCTCTTCCTATGCAATTGCAATTCCACCAAGATTCACAGTTTCACTACATGCCTTCTTCCCCAACTTTTTCAAGAACTATCTCTTCGCCTTCTAGCCTTCGAATTGGAGTTCCCCCGTTTGCTCGTCGGCTATCTACTGAAGAAATGTTACTTCCTCAAAATATAGAATCCTTGCCTTCTTTGAATACTGATTTGATGGGTCTTGATAAACAAACTGCATTTTGGGCCTTGAAGGATCAGTCAAATGATATGAATCACTTTGGTGTGGACCACTCAAAAAGTTACTGCTTGCCTGATGCTGCATTTGCTGATGGTTTCTGTTCCAGGAGCAACGTACAGTTGCGCCAAGAGTTGATTGAATCATCTCCAAAAGCTTGTCATTACTTTTATAAGGGATACTGTAAGAATGGCATCAACTGTCGGTTTTTCCATGGTCAGGTAACTCCTAAGCAGTTTTCAGATGTGCATGAAGCAAAATTTGATGAGTTTGGTAGTGAGGATCATTCGATCCCACCATGGTCATTTGATAAATTGGAATCGGAGATCATGGATTTACTGAAATCAAAGCGAGGGGCTCCTATTTCTATATCCTCTTTGCCAATCTTGTACCATGAAAAATATGGTAAATTGCTTCAAGCTGATGGTTATCTTACAGAGAGCCAACGTCATGGTAAGAGTGGCTTCAGCTTGACGAAGCTGCTTAACAAGTTGAATCATAACATTCAACTGATAGAAAG GCCACATGGGCAACATTCAGTTATACTTGCAGAAGATGCTCCCAAGCATATTGAGTACAGGAGTGAGAGGGGCGATCAATTTGGATTTCTTTCAAGTTCTCATCAGATATACCTTACTTTCCCTGCTGAAAGCATGTTTTCGGAGAAAGATGTTTTCAATTATTTTGA TCAGTATGGCCCTGTTCATGATGTGAGGATTCCACGCCAAGAGAAGCGAATGTTTGGGTTTGTGAGCTTCCTCTGTTCAGAGACTGTACAAGTTATTTTGGCAATGGGTCATCCACATTACATTTGTGGTTCACGTGTTCTTGTTAAGCCATAcaaggaaaaatcaaaacttaCAGACAA GAAGTACTCAGAGAAGGAGCCTTCTGTATGTTTCCCTTCTCAATGTTTTGCAGTGGACCACAACACGGACACAA TGTTCAATACATCTGAATGTGCCGGATATCTCCACAGTCAGCTATCTGAAGATCATGAACTTGCTATTGAACTAGAGAGAAGACGGTTGCTTGAGCTGCAGCTGAACCCAGACCGACTGATATCACAATCATATTTCAGCAACAAAATAAATGAGA ATGATGCCGACACTAATTCCACTTACTTAGTGAGTGGTTTCGGTAGTGATTACATGGCTAAGCAGGCAATGAATAATTATAATGATAGAAAGAG TGACCACATCGAACTCCCGGATAGTCCTTTTTATTCACCTGAGATAGGATGTAGCATCTCCACAGTCATATAG